Genomic segment of Arachis stenosperma cultivar V10309 chromosome 4, arast.V10309.gnm1.PFL2, whole genome shotgun sequence:
CCTTCTGTTGAAGCAAAACAAGAATCTTAATGATTATCGACCTGATATTGTTTTTGAGGTTTGTACTATGTACACTAACTACTCAAGTTCTAGCAAgaagaaaattttcaagaataaGTGATTTTTACTTGTTATACTTTTCAGGCACTCCGGAGTATTATGGATAGTCCACTTAATAAATATGGTTTGGTGGGTTCTATATTCATAAAAATTGACGGAGGATCCCTATTTGAAATCAAGCCACATGTTCGCATTCCTCGAACTTGCAAACGATTTTGTGGTCTAATAGGTAAGTCATTTGTTCTTAGTTTCACTCTTTTATTAGATAtaaaacactttttttttttaattttaactaattaaaattgTTTCTAAAATATCTAGTGGATTTGCTTCGAAAGTCTTGTGTTCGTGCTAAAGATACAGATGAGGTACTTATTCGTGTTGTTGAAGAGCCTGTGACGCGTCATTTACCAGTCAATTCTCATATTATAGGTTGGTTGTATAGTTGTTCAGATCTAATTTCAGGTTTTGTTAATCTTTAGACACACATTGGTAAACAATGTTATTGTGGAACATGCAGGCCTATCTTATAGCTCAGAAATGTTGGTCGACATAGATGACTATGTCTGTGACCTAAGTGATGACGTGACTCCTGTTTTTGTGgtatactttattttattaatgaaaTAGAATGCCTTTgatctttgagttttattcATCATGGTAGATTCTTATCTATTTTCAGGTGGGTGCGATGGTAAATGGAAAAGTAAAAAGGGACAATACACATGATTACATTTCTGg
This window contains:
- the LOC130976310 gene encoding uncharacterized protein LOC130976310, encoding MLTPCANSSRLKRKMSVKQTQCSEEDEEPREGDSKIGEVDKVLGSPQDHNVRSRAIFILENASPKKGLVRKEWKILNSHDDANLLLKQNKNLNDYRPDIVFEALRSIMDSPLNKYGLVGSIFIKIDGGSLFEIKPHVRIPRTCKRFCGLIVDLLRKSCVRAKDTDEVLIRVVEEPVTRHLPVNSHIIGLSYSSEMLVDIDDYVCDLSDDVTPVFVVGAMVNGKVKRDNTHDYISVSHYPLGAKCCVGLICDALEQKWKLF